In Halogeometricum sp. S1BR25-6, a single genomic region encodes these proteins:
- a CDS encoding MutS-related protein produces MEFEAIPGVGEKTAKSLSELDDAERALAAGDVAALARAPGLTEGRAAAIARGAIRRRHGDDGDFLATDRAREVYRDVLSLLRERTVTTYAEKRLETLFPTASASRIEEVRAFAAEAMERDPDPAVLDALDGVASLEPASGIRVRERCLATADAERYAAAKDAFPELSVEVVEDARGLAELARSYATVVALDEEFAGVDVEGDVRVRPDAEEHPDDIVPERVLAFFAQNRGRIRAAADVHEAAGMDIPCDLDSLRDALTRLDDDGTVVGDEELDRLTNAVDDADAAVSTAESVANDHLRDAIRERDVTIEGTDFLSLVEQGARVDSLLSRELEDQYAGAVAAAREHLVESLSLRPEEADIANRIFSDDPSFPVGYDEEMLSRLRTELKAGRDRRAIRLKRELAADLSALRDPANEMVTDALELDVELAVSRFARDFECSMPEFVEGGDADDPAGFAIEGGRSPLLDVPFEAADPVDYGVSGVTLLSGVNSGGKTSTLDLVALVVVLAQMGLPVPADRVELERFSELHYYAKSQGTLDAGAFESTLRDFRELVDGETDRLVLVDELESITEPGASAKIIAGILEALDDQSSTAVFVSHLADEIREAAGFAVAVDGIEAVGLENGELVVNRSPVKNHLARSTPELIVEKLAGEDASGFYDRLLEKF; encoded by the coding sequence ATGGAGTTCGAGGCCATCCCGGGCGTCGGGGAGAAGACGGCGAAGTCGCTGTCGGAACTCGACGACGCCGAGCGAGCCCTCGCGGCCGGCGACGTGGCCGCCCTCGCTCGCGCCCCGGGACTCACCGAGGGCCGCGCGGCGGCCATCGCCCGCGGCGCCATCCGCCGCCGTCACGGCGACGACGGCGACTTCCTTGCCACCGACCGCGCCCGCGAAGTCTACCGCGACGTGCTCTCTCTGCTCCGCGAGCGGACCGTCACCACCTACGCCGAGAAGCGACTGGAGACGCTCTTTCCCACCGCCTCTGCGTCCAGAATCGAGGAGGTCCGGGCGTTCGCCGCCGAGGCGATGGAGCGAGACCCGGACCCGGCGGTCCTCGACGCCCTCGACGGGGTCGCATCGCTCGAACCCGCCTCGGGCATCCGGGTCCGAGAGCGCTGTCTCGCCACCGCCGACGCGGAGCGCTACGCCGCCGCGAAGGACGCCTTCCCGGAACTCTCCGTCGAAGTCGTCGAGGACGCCCGCGGCCTCGCCGAACTCGCCCGGTCGTACGCCACCGTCGTCGCCCTCGACGAGGAGTTCGCGGGTGTCGACGTTGAGGGCGACGTGCGCGTCCGCCCCGACGCCGAGGAGCACCCGGACGACATCGTCCCCGAACGAGTGCTGGCCTTCTTCGCGCAGAACCGCGGGCGCATCCGCGCCGCCGCCGACGTGCACGAGGCGGCGGGGATGGACATCCCCTGCGACCTCGACTCGCTCCGCGACGCGCTCACCCGGTTAGACGACGACGGCACCGTCGTCGGCGACGAGGAACTCGACCGCCTGACGAACGCCGTCGACGACGCCGACGCCGCCGTCTCGACCGCCGAATCGGTCGCCAACGACCACCTCCGCGACGCCATCCGCGAACGCGACGTGACCATCGAGGGGACGGACTTTCTCTCCCTGGTCGAACAGGGCGCCCGCGTCGACTCGCTGCTCTCGCGGGAACTCGAAGACCAGTACGCCGGGGCCGTCGCCGCGGCCCGCGAGCACCTCGTCGAGTCGCTCTCGCTGCGACCCGAAGAGGCCGACATCGCGAACCGAATCTTTTCGGACGACCCCTCCTTTCCCGTCGGCTACGACGAGGAGATGCTCTCGCGCCTCCGCACGGAGTTGAAGGCGGGGCGGGACCGCCGGGCCATCCGCTTGAAACGCGAACTCGCCGCGGACCTCTCGGCGCTCCGCGACCCCGCGAACGAGATGGTGACGGACGCCCTCGAACTCGACGTGGAACTCGCCGTCTCGCGGTTCGCCCGCGACTTCGAGTGTTCGATGCCCGAGTTCGTCGAAGGGGGAGACGCGGACGACCCGGCGGGGTTCGCCATCGAGGGCGGCCGCTCGCCCCTGCTCGACGTGCCGTTCGAGGCAGCCGACCCCGTCGACTACGGCGTCTCGGGCGTCACGCTCCTCTCGGGGGTCAACTCCGGCGGGAAGACGTCGACGCTCGATTTGGTGGCCCTCGTCGTCGTCCTCGCGCAGATGGGGTTGCCCGTCCCGGCCGACCGCGTCGAACTCGAACGCTTCTCGGAGTTACATTACTACGCGAAGTCGCAGGGAACGCTCGACGCCGGGGCGTTCGAGAGTACGCTCCGGGACTTCCGCGAACTCGTCGACGGCGAGACCGACCGGTTGGTGCTCGTCGACGAACTGGAGAGCATCACCGAACCCGGCGCCTCGGCGAAGATAATCGCCGGCATCCTCGAAGCGCTGGACGACCAGTCCTCGACGGCGGTGTTCGTCTCCCACCTCGCCGACGAGATACGCGAGGCCGCCGGATTCGCCGTCGCCGTCGACGGCATCGAGGCCGTGGGGCTGGAGAACGGAGAACTCGTCGTCAACCGCTCTCCCGTCAAGAACCACCTCGCGCGGTCGACGCCGGAACTCATCGTGGAGAAACTCGCCGGCGAGGACGCCTCCGGCTTCTACGACCGCCTGCTGGAGAAGTTCTAG
- a CDS encoding DUF7563 family protein: protein MPTCDHCGSHVSERFARVFTDGNGRLLACPNCSANAGIAEVARHRTRTV from the coding sequence ATGCCAACTTGCGACCACTGCGGGTCGCACGTGTCTGAGCGCTTCGCGCGCGTGTTCACCGACGGTAACGGGCGTCTGCTCGCCTGTCCAAACTGTTCGGCGAACGCGGGCATCGCTGAAGTCGCACGACACCGAACCCGCACTGTCTGA
- a CDS encoding SDR family oxidoreductase gives MRELLTDETAVVTGGASGIGRAISLLFAEEGCDVVVADVQEEPREGDEPTHERIEAETDASAAFVECDVSRYDDHLDAMDVADEFGGVDVMVNNAGIFRAETFLDEDDEVFDRTMDVNVRGVYYGARAAANRMVEDGGDGGSIINLSSVAGLRGSADFVSYCTSKGAVRLMTYALAARLGPEGVRVNAVHPGLIETAMTTDDVPIFGTDAEDAYTQSIPSRRSGTPEDVADVALYLASDLSGYVNGESLSVDGGMANTQ, from the coding sequence GTGCGAGAACTACTGACAGACGAGACGGCGGTCGTAACAGGCGGTGCGAGCGGAATCGGACGGGCGATATCGCTACTCTTCGCCGAGGAGGGGTGCGACGTGGTCGTCGCGGACGTACAGGAGGAACCGCGGGAGGGAGACGAGCCGACTCACGAGCGAATCGAGGCCGAGACGGACGCGAGCGCGGCGTTCGTCGAGTGCGACGTGAGCCGATACGACGACCACCTCGACGCGATGGACGTCGCCGACGAGTTCGGCGGCGTCGACGTGATGGTGAACAACGCGGGCATCTTCCGCGCCGAGACGTTCCTCGACGAGGACGACGAGGTGTTCGACCGGACGATGGACGTCAACGTCCGCGGCGTCTACTACGGGGCGCGCGCGGCGGCGAATCGAATGGTCGAGGACGGCGGCGACGGCGGCAGCATCATCAACCTCTCCAGCGTCGCCGGCCTGCGCGGGTCGGCCGACTTCGTGAGCTACTGCACCTCGAAGGGCGCGGTTCGTCTGATGACGTACGCGCTCGCGGCCCGCCTCGGACCCGAGGGCGTCCGCGTCAACGCCGTCCACCCCGGCCTCATCGAGACGGCGATGACCACCGACGACGTGCCGATATTCGGAACGGACGCCGAGGACGCGTACACGCAGTCGATTCCGAGTCGGCGGAGCGGAACGCCCGAGGACGTCGCCGACGTGGCGCTCTACCTCGCGTCCGACCTCTCGGGGTACGTGAACGGCGAGTCCCTCTCGGTGGACGGCGGAATGGCGAACACGCAGTGA
- a CDS encoding ORC1-type DNA replication protein, translated as MSEDPEEGMLSWDETVFRDEHVFEIDYVPETFNHRETQLQSLKYALRPAVRGSRPLNTTVRGPPGTGKTTAVQKLYGELGAQSGVRAVRVNCQVDSTRYAVFSRIFEHIFEYEPPSSGISFKKLFGQITDRLVEEDEVLAVALDDVNYLFYENEASDTLYSLLRAHETHSGARIGVIIVSSDLALDVIDELDGRVQSVFRPEEVYFPVYGVDEIVDILRGRAKRGFHDSVVGAPELDRVAELTAESGDLRVGIDLLRRAGLHAEMRASRTVTLEDVEAAYDKSKYVHLSRCLRGLSDSERALVRVVAEYDGEQAGTVYEGFHDETGLGYTRYSEIVTKLDQLGIIDTEYAEIDGRGRSRSLSLAYDADAVLDRL; from the coding sequence ATGAGCGAGGACCCCGAGGAGGGGATGCTGTCGTGGGACGAGACGGTGTTCCGCGACGAGCACGTCTTCGAGATAGACTACGTTCCGGAGACGTTCAACCACCGCGAGACGCAGTTGCAGAGTCTCAAGTACGCGCTGCGTCCGGCCGTCCGGGGGTCCCGCCCGCTCAACACCACCGTCCGCGGTCCGCCGGGGACGGGCAAGACCACCGCCGTCCAGAAACTGTACGGCGAACTCGGCGCGCAGTCGGGCGTCCGCGCCGTGCGCGTCAACTGCCAGGTCGACTCCACCAGATACGCCGTCTTCTCCCGCATCTTCGAGCACATCTTCGAGTACGAACCGCCCTCCTCGGGCATCTCCTTCAAGAAGCTGTTCGGGCAGATAACCGACAGATTGGTCGAGGAGGACGAGGTGCTCGCCGTCGCGCTCGACGACGTGAACTACCTGTTCTACGAGAACGAAGCTTCGGACACGCTGTACTCGCTGCTCCGCGCCCACGAGACGCACTCGGGGGCGCGCATCGGCGTCATCATCGTCTCTTCGGACCTCGCCTTGGACGTCATCGACGAACTCGACGGGCGCGTTCAGAGCGTCTTCCGGCCCGAGGAGGTGTACTTCCCGGTGTACGGCGTCGACGAAATCGTCGACATCCTCCGCGGGCGGGCGAAACGCGGGTTCCACGACAGCGTCGTCGGCGCCCCCGAACTTGACCGGGTGGCCGAACTCACCGCCGAGAGCGGCGACCTCAGGGTCGGAATCGACCTGCTCCGCCGCGCCGGCCTCCACGCCGAGATGCGCGCCAGTCGCACCGTGACGCTCGAAGACGTTGAGGCGGCCTACGACAAATCGAAGTACGTCCACCTCTCGCGCTGTCTCCGCGGCCTCTCCGACTCCGAACGCGCCCTGGTGCGCGTCGTCGCCGAGTACGACGGCGAACAGGCCGGCACCGTCTACGAGGGATTCCACGACGAGACCGGACTCGGCTACACGCGTTACTCCGAAATCGTCACCAAACTCGATCAACTCGGTATCATCGACACAGAGTACGCCGAGATAGACGGACGCGGCCGCTCCCGGTCGCTCTCCCTGGCGTACGACGCCGATGCGGTTCTCGACCGGCTCTGA
- a CDS encoding SDR family NAD(P)-dependent oxidoreductase, translated as MTRVAVVAGVGPGLGASIARRFAAEGCSVALLARSASYLDELAAELEEGPGEALAVPTDLAEPDEIRAAFDEVRGTFGPVDVLVNHASSGSWKGLRELSVEELDHATAVGVRGAFVCAQEAVDDMLERGETESDEKAGTVLFTGATSAVRGREGALGFSAAKFGARGMAESMAKELGSAGVHVAHVVLDGGILPPNREVDDESDYLDPDDIAETYWHLVEQDTDTMTFETHVTNGTGDIEFL; from the coding sequence ATGACACGCGTCGCCGTCGTCGCAGGTGTCGGTCCGGGACTCGGAGCGTCTATCGCCCGCAGGTTCGCCGCGGAGGGCTGTTCGGTCGCCCTGCTCGCGCGGTCGGCGTCCTACCTCGACGAACTCGCCGCGGAGTTGGAAGAGGGGCCGGGCGAGGCGCTCGCGGTGCCGACGGACCTCGCCGAACCCGACGAGATTCGGGCGGCGTTCGACGAGGTGCGCGGGACGTTCGGCCCCGTGGACGTGCTCGTCAATCACGCCAGCAGCGGTTCGTGGAAGGGCCTGCGGGAACTCTCCGTCGAGGAACTCGACCACGCGACGGCCGTCGGCGTCCGCGGTGCGTTCGTCTGCGCGCAGGAGGCCGTCGACGACATGCTGGAGCGAGGCGAGACGGAGAGCGACGAGAAGGCCGGGACGGTGCTGTTCACGGGCGCTACCTCCGCCGTCCGGGGACGCGAGGGTGCGCTCGGCTTCTCGGCGGCGAAGTTCGGCGCACGCGGGATGGCCGAGTCGATGGCGAAGGAACTCGGGTCGGCGGGCGTCCACGTCGCGCACGTCGTCCTCGATGGCGGGATTCTCCCGCCGAACCGGGAGGTGGACGACGAATCCGACTATCTCGACCCCGACGACATCGCCGAGACGTACTGGCACCTCGTCGAACAGGACACGGATACGATGACGTTCGAGACGCACGTCACGAACGGGACGGGCGACATCGAGTTCCTGTAG
- the surE gene encoding 5'/3'-nucleotidase SurE, whose translation MSDGHSILLTNDDGIDAPGIATLREELTALGDVTVVAPDGNQSGVGRTRTHTAVVREHPWGYALGGTPADCVAYGLRGLDTDFDVVVSGVNDGPNAGNYVVGRSGTVGAGIEAAFLGTPALAVSAYHSTDFFLSPPEEYDFGRPARVAVALVERALLSGVYEDVDLLNVNAPVDSPEPPVMLTEPHHDYGQEVVEIDEEEGEGELAPDEHRVELHDRTWPDAVGWENPFPLAETHRDRYPVGSDRRAMVDAAVSVSPLTVTHAVPDSARLADVVETLEVE comes from the coding sequence ATGAGCGACGGACACTCCATCCTGCTGACGAACGACGACGGCATCGACGCGCCGGGCATCGCCACCCTCCGCGAGGAACTCACCGCCCTCGGCGACGTCACCGTCGTCGCCCCCGACGGCAACCAGAGCGGCGTCGGCCGCACGCGCACCCACACCGCCGTCGTCCGCGAGCACCCCTGGGGGTACGCCCTCGGCGGCACGCCCGCCGACTGCGTCGCCTACGGCCTCCGCGGACTGGATACCGACTTCGACGTCGTCGTCTCCGGCGTCAACGACGGTCCGAACGCCGGCAACTACGTCGTCGGTCGCTCCGGCACCGTCGGCGCGGGCATCGAGGCGGCGTTCCTCGGCACGCCCGCCCTCGCCGTCTCCGCGTACCACTCGACGGACTTCTTCCTCTCGCCGCCCGAGGAGTACGACTTCGGCCGCCCCGCCCGCGTCGCCGTCGCCCTCGTCGAACGCGCCCTCTTGTCGGGCGTCTACGAGGATGTGGACCTCCTGAACGTCAACGCGCCCGTCGACTCCCCGGAACCGCCGGTGATGCTCACCGAACCGCACCACGACTACGGGCAGGAGGTCGTCGAAATCGACGAGGAGGAGGGGGAGGGGGAACTCGCGCCCGACGAACACCGCGTCGAACTGCACGACCGGACGTGGCCCGACGCCGTCGGGTGGGAGAACCCCTTCCCCCTCGCGGAGACGCACCGCGACCGGTACCCCGTCGGGTCGGACCGCCGCGCGATGGTCGACGCCGCCGTCAGCGTCTCGCCGCTGACGGTCACCCACGCCGTCCCCGACAGCGCCCGCCTCGCGGACGTGGTGGAGACGCTCGAAGTCGAGTGA
- a CDS encoding DUF1931 family protein: MADLIVKAAVKEALNDKNVASDFYDALDEEVKELLEDAARRAEENDRKTVQPRDL; this comes from the coding sequence ATGGCAGACCTTATTGTCAAGGCAGCCGTCAAGGAAGCGCTCAACGACAAGAACGTCGCTTCTGACTTCTACGACGCGCTCGACGAGGAAGTGAAGGAACTGCTCGAAGACGCCGCCCGCCGCGCGGAAGAGAACGACCGGAAGACGGTCCAGCCCCGCGACCTGTAA
- the larB gene encoding nickel pincer cofactor biosynthesis protein LarB — protein MRDILEAVAAGDLDPAVAEARLSGYATTGAGRFDAARETRRGVPEAILAEGKTPEEAATLATAAVRSTGRAILTRATDAHVDAVADELDETATLDRDHRARTLVARAPDFEGPTLDATVGLVTGGTSDAEAAGEAAVILEAMGASVTRVEDVGVAHLGRVLDHLDTLRDADVLIVAAGREGALPTVVAGLVDTPVIGLPVSTGYGHGGAGEAALAGMLQSCTVISTVNVDAGFVAGAQAGLVARAVSDARGATEGDGEADRSDADER, from the coding sequence ATGCGAGACATCTTGGAAGCCGTCGCGGCGGGCGACCTCGACCCGGCCGTCGCGGAGGCGCGCCTCTCGGGGTACGCGACGACGGGCGCCGGGCGGTTCGACGCCGCCCGCGAGACGCGACGCGGCGTTCCGGAGGCCATCCTCGCCGAGGGAAAGACGCCCGAGGAGGCGGCGACGCTGGCGACGGCGGCCGTCCGGTCGACCGGACGGGCCATCCTCACCCGCGCGACCGACGCCCACGTCGACGCCGTCGCGGACGAACTGGACGAGACGGCGACGCTCGACCGGGACCACCGGGCGAGGACGCTCGTCGCGCGCGCCCCCGACTTCGAGGGGCCGACGCTGGACGCGACGGTCGGTCTAGTGACGGGCGGCACCTCGGACGCCGAGGCGGCGGGCGAGGCGGCCGTCATCCTCGAAGCGATGGGGGCGTCGGTGACGCGCGTCGAGGACGTCGGCGTCGCCCACCTCGGCCGCGTTCTCGACCACCTCGATACTCTCCGTGACGCGGACGTTCTCATCGTCGCCGCCGGCCGCGAGGGCGCCCTTCCCACCGTGGTCGCCGGCCTCGTCGACACGCCGGTTATCGGTCTCCCGGTCTCGACCGGATACGGTCACGGCGGCGCGGGGGAGGCGGCCCTCGCGGGGATGCTCCAGTCCTGCACCGTCATCTCGACGGTCAACGTCGACGCCGGATTCGTCGCGGGCGCGCAGGCCGGCCTCGTCGCCCGGGCCGTGAGCGACGCACGCGGGGCGACCGAGGGAGACGGCGAGGCGGACCGGAGCGACGCCGACGAGCGCTGA
- the rpiA gene encoding ribose-5-phosphate isomerase RpiA: MKTTGGSDDQKRRAAERAADLVSAGETVGLGTGSTAAFAIRALGRAVEAGDLDGVRGVATSFASRQLARESGVPLLDLDEVEALDIAIDGADQVDSAGHLIKGGGAAHAREKVVDAAADRFVVVADPSKVAETLDRAVPLEVLPAARTLVSAGVEDLGGDPVLRTAERKDGPVVTDNGNLVLDCDFGELSDPESLAADLSATPGVVEHGLFVGLADEVHVGTADGVDVRTY; the protein is encoded by the coding sequence ATGAAGACGACCGGCGGAAGCGACGACCAGAAGCGCCGCGCGGCCGAACGCGCGGCCGACCTCGTCTCCGCGGGCGAGACGGTCGGACTCGGCACCGGAAGCACCGCGGCGTTCGCCATCCGCGCCCTCGGACGGGCGGTCGAGGCGGGCGACCTCGACGGCGTCCGCGGCGTCGCCACCTCGTTCGCCTCGCGCCAACTCGCCCGTGAATCCGGCGTCCCCCTCCTTGACCTCGACGAGGTGGAGGCCCTCGATATCGCCATCGACGGGGCGGATCAGGTCGATTCAGCGGGACATCTGATAAAGGGCGGCGGCGCGGCCCACGCCCGCGAGAAGGTGGTCGACGCGGCGGCCGACCGCTTCGTCGTCGTCGCCGACCCCTCCAAGGTCGCGGAAACGCTCGACCGGGCGGTGCCGCTCGAAGTGCTCCCCGCCGCCCGGACGCTCGTCTCGGCGGGCGTCGAGGACCTCGGCGGTGACCCGGTCCTCCGGACCGCGGAGAGAAAGGACGGACCGGTCGTCACCGACAACGGCAACCTCGTGTTGGACTGCGACTTCGGCGAGCTATCGGACCCCGAATCGCTCGCCGCCGACCTCTCGGCGACGCCGGGCGTCGTCGAACACGGTCTGTTCGTCGGACTCGCCGACGAAGTGCACGTCGGTACCGCGGACGGCGTGGACGTGCGGACCTACTGA